From the Manihot esculenta cultivar AM560-2 chromosome 3, M.esculenta_v8, whole genome shotgun sequence genome, one window contains:
- the LOC110610936 gene encoding LOW QUALITY PROTEIN: protein WHAT'S THIS FACTOR 1 homolog, chloroplastic (The sequence of the model RefSeq protein was modified relative to this genomic sequence to represent the inferred CDS: inserted 1 base in 1 codon) yields MVNQIVKAEALMNKVYEADVFVFLPMRRKWYGEPLLGWLQSRCMTTSKRVQDRSKRKRVHDLEIVTEKWKIVSKVMGVMEVLKQEVEMVIPVRNLEQYRTRINLPKPYKISEFLLKSPKLFELYKDQRGVLWCGMTKEAEDLLEEQERLVEEHSDKAAEYVTRCLMMSTDKQLRMDKIAHFRRDFGLPMDFRTKWVHKYPELFRVVKSGDGEDYLKLVSWKPAWAITELEKKILGATEISVHEPGLLSLPFLLKFPPNYKKLVYRYGGKIEHFQKRSYLSPYADARGLTAGSLEFDKRAVAIMHELLSFTIDKRLVTDHLTHFRREFVMPQKLMRLLLKHAGIFYVSERGKRFSVFLTEAYEGQELIEKGPLVVWKENXLSLVGYRGKKKKIETFCDLADGEHENLIDNDSEKECISMQLECDEIMDDIENSLLVDNDAMEVGELGSACKDSDRS; encoded by the exons ATGGTCAACCAGATTGTTAAAGCCGAGGCTTTGATGAATAAGGTTTATGAGGCTGATGTGTTTGTGTTTCTGCCTATGAGAAGAAAGTGGTATGGAGAACCTTTGTTGGGTTGGTTGCAAAGCCGATGCATGACTACGAGTAAGCGTGTCCAAGATAGGAGCAAGAGAAAGAGAGTGCATGATCTCGAGATAGTGACAGAGAAGTGGAAAATAGTGTCGAAGGTGATGGGTGTTATGGAAGTCTTGAAGCAGGAGGTGGAGATGGTGATCCCTGTGAGGAATCTCGAACAATACAGGACGCGTATCAATCTACCTAAACCGTATAAGATATCTGAGTTTCTTTTGAAATCTCCTAAGCTTTTCGAATTATATAAGGATCAAAGGGGAGTGTTATGGTGTGGGATGACGAAAGAAGCAGAGGATTTGCTGGAAGAACAAGAAAGGTTAGTTGAGGAGCATTCTGATAAGGCTGCAGAGTATGTTACTAGGTGTTTGATGATGTCTACTGATAAACAGCTTCGAATGGATAAGATTGCACATTTCAGGAGAGATTTTGGTTTGCCTATGGATTTTAGGACCAAGTGGGTGCATAAATATCCCGAACTATTTAGAGTAGTTAAATCTGGGGATGGAGAGGATTATTTGAAACTTGTATCATGGAAACCTGCTTGGGCAATCACAGAGTTAGAGAAGAAGATATTAGGAGCAACTGAAATAAGTGTGCATGAACCAGGGTTGCTTTCATTGCCATTTCTATTGAAGTTTCCTCCCAATTATAAGAAGCTGGTTTATAGGTATGGAGGGAAAATTGAGCACTTTCAGAAAAGGTCTTATTTATCACCGTATGCAGATGCTAGAGGACTCACAGCTGGGTCCTTGGAATTTGATAAGAGGGCTGTTGCCATTATGCATGAATTGCTTAGTTTTACCATTGACAAGAGGTTGGTTACTGATCATCTTACCCATTTCCGAAGAGAATTTGTGATGCCACAGAAATTGATGAGACTTCTTTTGAAGCATGCTGGTATTTTCTATGTATCTGAGAGGGGGAAGAGGTTTAGTGTGTTCTTGACTGAAGCTTATGAAGGCCAAGAGTTGATTGAGAAAGGCCCTTTGGTTGTTTGGAAGGAAA TTTTGAGCCTTGTTGGTTACagaggaaagaagaagaagattgaAACTTTCTGTGATTTAGCAGACGGGGAGCATGAGAATTTGATTGATAATGATTCTGAGAAAGAATGCATAAGCATGCAATTAGAGTGTGATGAGATAATGGATGATATTGAGAATTCTTTACTTGTGGACAATGATGCGATGGAGGTTGGAGAGCTTGGTAGTGCATGCAAGGATAGTGATAGATCTTGA